The segment TCCTATTTGTCAGTGTCTCGTATTCAAACCTGCTAGAATTTTATAGTGATAAATTCCTATTTGTCAGTGTCTCGGATTCAAGCTTGCTAGAACTTTATAATAAATTTCCAAGATAAAAAGCAAGCAGATGCATGCCAAGgcattattataggaaaaacaccCCTCCCTTTTTAAATAATCATCATATCATTATTTTCAGGGCTATACGCAAATTCGCAAATTGAATTTAGTTCAGTAATGACAGAATTAATCAAGTATTCGTGGAAATTCTGAAAACACCTCTAGGCATTTTCCCGTCATTCTTATGAACTCGAGTAAGGTAATGAGAATTAACAGATAAATGCAATTACGCCATATTATTCACCTATAACCACAAATTCTTATATTTCGTGCGTCAGAAACTCcttaaaatattagaaatgtttacatacatacatacacacacatatatattgctatatatatatatatatatatatatatatatatatatatatatatatatatatatatatatatatatatatatatatatatatatatagcaatttggtgtgaaggggaaggacaattcttcattcctttcaaagtacttcATTTagctgctgacgtttcaagacgtttagtcccattttcaaatctacataataaaagaaatagacaTTGAAAAACAGactcggaaaaaaaattaaaagagtaaaaagttttttttacatacagcataacattaaaagtaaagtaaaaaggaagagagtttactaaatggtgctgagggcacagactgagtgacagttcgggccaggttcagcttcgacttgaactcacgagaggtatagaggtgttgaCGTGGTCAGAGCATTTAGTTCggggacaagctgtttaataaaaagcgattcTAAAATTGCTAGTTGTTGGTCGTTaggattttgaaatccttgtaattggcatcgaatttacatatttttgcatgttcACGTATGCAAGAGAACTCTGGATTTGATCATTTAACACCCGTTCTATAATtcacgcctcgatgagaatccaatctcacttttaacaacctgcgggtggatccgacatatttccccaggttacatctgggggcaattaaataggtaaatgacTCCCGAGGTCATCAGAGGTGTGAAGGGtctctttgtatttgaaaaatgtttttatggACATTCGTTTACAGGGTATTAGCTTTAGGTCaattgctggtaaaaaaaaaactatctattatCTGCCGTAATTCTCTATagaaatttttatcatgaatgagCGGGATGCTTGCATATAGTAGTAATTTAGGGACTGTGGGTATTTCACATTTTGGATGGAAAATACtattcagaaatttgtaaagatgtttGTGAAACAATCTGGATGGAAAGCAGTTGTCAATAAAGTACTAATGGAGGTAGAagatttcattatggaaattgcGCCAGTCCAATATTATGctgaaagccctgtggaaaaggattgataaggaatttagtttaaaatgataaaaacaatgaCTATAAAAATTAGAACCCAGGCCACTgaaaattttctttctaaaaatcgtagtgttaaaatgatcatcgtGTATAAAAACCattacatctaggaaaggaaGTTTGTTTTCCTTTACATACTAAATCGTAAACTTAATATTAGTGTGTTTATTATTGACATATTCGAGAAACTTATCAGCTTGATCTTTATTCCTAAGCAGTAAaaaggtgtcatcgacatatctacTATAGAAAGGGGGATGGTAAGAGAATGGGCATTCATCCAGAaggcgctcctccagggagcacatgaaaatgttggcgaAGGTAGGACCCAAAGGGGTTCCCATCGCCATATACGTCGACCTGTATGTACgatttaccattaaaaatgaaagctgtgtccagcacagcaagctctaacagttttttaaaatctgtgatattaaaattgttaaaaacggTATCTGGGTTGGTAAAAATCCGGGTCAgaataatctcaattgtttcttcaACAGGTACGTTAGTAAAGAGTGATTCAACATCCATACTAACCATAAATAAATCTGAATCCTGGAGTAAAATTCTTTCCTTAAAATCATACGAGTTTTTGCAACTAGAGGTGTTAGTGGTTAAGGGTGCTAAAAGTGGGACAAGGAATTTAGCAAGTTTGTAATTAAGCGTGTCATAGGATGTGAAGATGGGTCTCATTGGTACTCAGACCACGTCAACACCTCTATACCTTTCGTGAGTTTAAGCCGAAGCTGAACCTGGCCCGAACTGTCACTCGGTCAgtgccctcagcaccatttggtaaactctcttcttttttacggtactttttattttatgttgtatgtaaaaaatttcttacccttttatttttttccgagtctgttttttaatgtctatttcttttatcatatagctttgaaaatgggacaccAAATTGCTGTTTACTGGATTGATAGAGCCACCCTAActtctactctcttctctctctctctctctctctctctctctctctctctctctctctctctctctctctatatatatatatatatatatatatatatatatatatatatatatatatatatatatatatatatatgtgtgtgtgtgtgtgtgtgtgtgtgtgtgtgtgtgtgtgtgtgtgtattatatagataaacaaataaacaaaagaaaacttaCTTTGAATAAGTCGGGGCACACTGCCATTAGGAAGTCTGCAACGAGAAGTAATAACTTGTTAATAAGCATGAAACGGCAATTCCACCTATTACTCGaatataccaataaaaaaaattaagttctgGTAATGccaacctacaaaaaaaaaaaaatattgatctaTTATATATTCTCGAAGAAATCATTGTTAAGCTTTAACCTTTAACAATGATTTCTTCGagaatatgtaatagatataataaaaaataatttactttggTTTCTGTGGATTTACGGTTTCTCTCACTTCTGAGTTACTTTAGGCTTCCACGCCAGTCTTTCCAAGATCACTAATTGGTACGAGAGGAACGCTGAGAGGCGacgaacataaacaaacaaacacacacacacacagtcactcCGACTACAAAGTCGCAATTTCTACATTAAAATGCACACAACCATCGACCTCAGTAATCAAGCAAGAGTAATGAAAACAATTCCAAAGCCATATCTCCCCAATTAATCATTTCAACCACGAGACAAGTGACATCGATTGAGAGAAATGCTCTTATTAAATAACGCAGACAAAAAGGGAGGCGGGTGGGTGGATGTGTATGCGCGTCATCACGAAGACATAGCGCTCTCGTTAGTTGCGGGTAGTTATTATTCATCTGACACCTGCCATTTAATTTAGGAAGGTCTTGACTGTAAGTCCATAGAAACAGTCAATCTTCCCTTTTTGCTCGGAAAACATTTGCTTCCACGTTCTCTGTGCTTTAATTTATAGGCGTGAGTAACTTAGACTTTTTAGATGCTACTCATTTCGGAAAAactgttattcatttgtttttcagcGTACACACAACACATTCACCCACAGTGCCTTTCGGCATACATTACCTCaacgtctttatttttttaacggtaattcattattattatacaagttcGCCTTCACATTCTTTTCCAaggattattcattattattatcatataagttcgccttcacattattattattattattattattatattattattattattattattattattattatacaagttcGCCTTCACATTCTCTTCCAAggatcattcattattattattattattattatattattatacaagttcGCCTTCACATTCGCTTCCAaggatcatcattattattatattattattattattattcctatattattattattacttatttaattACAAGTCGCCTTCACATTCTCTtccatggattattattattattattactattattacaagTTTCGCCTTCACATTCTTCATTCCATtggattattcatttatttattattattattaattaattattattaattaatttattattattaattaattattatacaagttcgCGCCCTTTCAACCATTCCTCTTCCATGGGGatgtattcatttaattattattattatctattattattattaattattaattattattattattattattattaacaagttCGACTTCCCAACTTGCTCTTGCCAAGGATTCATTATtagttattgatttattattacttatttgattatttcagtattattatttgaatttttaatttatacatTGTTCAGCTCCTTCACATTCGCTTTTCCACCTGGAGTTACttcattacttattattattattattattacattattattattattattattattattaattattattattataacaagttTCGAACTTCCACATTCTTTCTTCCGAaaacttattcattattattacattattacaaGTTCCCCTTCACATTCTCTTCCaagaattattcattattattattatatagttcgCCTTCAAATTCTCTTCCAAggatcattcattattattattattattatacaagttcGCCTTCACATTCTCTTCCgagaattattcattattattattatacaagttcGCCTTCACATTCTCTTCCAaggattattcattattattacacaAGTTCGCCTTCACTCCAATGCATAGTAAACACACTCGTCTGGAAGTTTTATCTAGCTCTGTAagactgaattgaatatagaatttaggccagagggcAGGCActgcactgggaccaatgaggccattcagcgctgaaacggaaattgacagtaaaaggtttgaaaggtgtaacaggaggaaaacctcaaagcagttggaaTATGAATCAGCtgttcggagagggtggaaagtaagatggaagaaagaaaatatgaaagaaggtacaagAGAGACCTGAATCATATCTTGAACAGATACTTCAACCCTAAGAGTGTGTAAATGTAATAAGACTGTCTTAAACATAAGGGAACCTCTGCTACAGAGCAGAAAATCACAAAATGGTCAGACTAAAGGGAGACCAAGAACCTAAGACACGCCCCCATCCAAAAGAGGGCAAAAGTGCGCGATGTCTTGAAAATGGGAAGCCATATCTGCTGTTGGTCCAAGAGACACAAGATtagaagtgtatttttttttatcttttattattttttaaataaactactGCAGCTCCGGACGGATTACATAATAGTTTCACGAATATGCGGCGTTATTAACCATCGAAGCTAGGAGTTGGTTTCAAATATCACAAGAAATTTTCAATATTGCGCAAACAAACAGTATTCGAGATGCGACGTGGTAACTGCGTGGCGCATAacgtataagaattttttttttcaattctaacTTGCATTCTAGAATGCGAATATGTCACTCAAACAGCAAtaccttttattttcatcattacttcTTGTCACGTCGCATATACATTAACTTCTCCAACACTTCTTTAAATAAATTGATATTAGAAACAGGCTTAATTACTTCGACTATGGTAGGAACTCCAAGATTAATAACTTGTATCATCCTGACACCGGTGACGTTTTATGAGGGGAAATGATTTCAATTTATAACAACTGGTACATTAACAATACTGTCGATCAGTACATAAAGTATTTAAGGACGAGGGAAGACTTCTGCGCATGCTTAAAGCACGACTGGGTGATGGTATGTCACTCATTTAACCAGGCTGAGTCTGACTAGCGGAATAATCTTCGAGCGAGTTGAATGCTAAAGATTTATTCAGCGTCTGCTGGACACAATTTGAAAACACGAAATCACATCTTTCAACATTCacagagcgaaaaaaaaattgaatatccaTAAACAAAAATTTCCGCTAGTTTCTGCAGTGTCTCCTCACCATCTCCGAAAGTGTGAAAACAGTCGAAGGATATATACGATCAGTTCTGAATCCTTTGGAACCTGGGGCTGATTAAGGATTAAGAATATATTGAAGAGGAGATGACTGCTTTACTCAATAATTTATGAGCTGATAAGTGATGAACCTTCTAaaactaatgacaaaaaaatCATGTTATAAGTGAAGGCAACAAAATAAAGGtgatacaaaaacaaacacacacacacacacacattatacatacatacatacatacataaaaaattatctaCCTTCATGAAAATATACGTGATTCCATCTTGAAAGTACGAAGCTAGagggagaaaataataataaaaaaccatcTATTCATGGGAAATATGTCTACTAACGTTGCTAATAATGCTTGCATTAGAAAACGCAATGGGTGTATAGGTATCACCGTTGAGAGAATTTGTTACCCGGTATGAGTATTGCGTTGTTTGTAAGTATTTATGATGTAATAACAGTTCTCTGGCGTAAGACAAAGAACGCTCATAGATAAGGCTAATGTAATCTTAATGGTCTAAGCAAGCTGGTTAATCTCTGGAGGGTAAATGGTGCTGTAATTCTGTGTATACATTATTGAGAGGAGGAGGGGCATGTTCTTCATTCGGCTAGGGatgacaggtctctctctctctctcacctcctccctccctcccttcccccctccgtcTCCCTCTCTTACACCCACGTCGAGCGACTTGCAGTAGCGGTGGTAGTTGTTCTTACGACCATGGTGGGAGTGGGTAGTACCTCGAGGCCACAGGAAAGGGGGAACTTTTCGTCGGCCGCTGTTCCGTCAATGTTTCTCCGCTGAAGGATCTTGGTCGAGTTGCAAGTGAATTACGAAAACTGTTCCCGCTTCCGTCATTTCAATCTCGCCTCTTCGAGATGGGCGCGACGGTAGCCAAGATTATGACCAGAGGGCCACTTCCCCCTAAGGGGAGCTCCGAAGCGAAAGGACCGTGTTCCCTCGAGGCATGGGCGGCTCAAGTCGTGTCCACAACGGGAGACTTCGAACTGGACAATCAGATCAGAGAGAGGAAGCTGGCCTCTGCATTGGGGTACTCGACGTCGAAGAAGCTTTGGTGTCCCTCCGTGGCGGAGGATCTGGAAAACGCAGTCTTCCTCTTGGGTGACAAGTGTCGCGGTGGTCCCAGGCTCGAAAACATCCTCCACTCAGCCCTGTGGCCCCTCAGGATGTTCCTCAGGGTCATCGGCATCATACCATACGTCTACAACGAGGAGAAGATCGAGTACACGGTCAAATGGTGGAGTCCCAGTGGCATCCACACCCTGGCCAATGCTCTCTACATGACCACCCTGCTGATAACCACTACGGTAGGGGTCATCAAGATGGCCACGACGCAGGAGCTGCGCGGGCAGAGCGGCAGTGACGACGACAACGAGGACAAAAACCACCAGGCCATCAAACTGACGGGGGTCATCTTGCTGTCCGAGTGCCTCGTCAACGCCTGGGCGCAGACCCTCAACGTGATCTACGCCGGGAAGAGGATGTGCAAGCTCCTGAACAGGTGGAACGGCCTCTCGGTGGCTGCCGAACTGGACCCCGTCAAGGGCCTTCGCAGGAGGGTCGTCTGGCAGATCTTCTTCGTGGCCGTCTTCGCCTCTACCATCTTCGTCATGACTCTGGTGGGTCACCCGAAGATCGTACCCCTGGTTCTGGACGGCGTGGCCGAGGGCATGCTCGTGGTGCCCAAGGATTGGCTCGCTGCCTCGCCGTTCTTGTTGAAAGTAAGAATGTCTCTTTGAACGTCACCTCTCAGGGAAAATACTTTTGGTTTCCGATGTTGtaatgtaagaatgtttaatattGGGATGTTGTCTCTCGCAGGAATTTCTTACGGTATTTTTGAGTAACTCACGATGGGAAACTAAGAAATCATCAGATATGATTAATTATTGAACGTTAAAACTACACAAAAACGAACAGCAAAGTACCGAGTTatatttcaagacgtatatttaaaagtataaaattatcaatagatacaaaatatacattcTAATTACCTATTGAAATTAaatgtcaaaatgaaaaatgaatttagtACGTGAGAAAACTACTTTGTTTATCACCGTAAATGGTGCTTCATGCCAATGTACGATCAACCGccaccccgcaaaaaaaaaaaaaaaaaaaaaaaaaaaaaaaaaaagacacctgcATTCATAATCACATTAAGATACTAAGTGACACTATGTCAAATATACATATTGATGCAGTTCCTGGTAATTATTGTGCATTCCAGTAAATTGCAGTTACCCACACATTACTGCATtcggattttttttggggggtggggggaatggtcTAAGTTCGACAAAGACTCAAAACTTTACCTTTCATTGTTTCAATTGACTATAAACACACGTACACATTTCGTACTTGTCGCTGCACtactgcactatatatatatatatatatatatatatattatatatatatatatattatatatatatatatatatatatatatatgtatatatgtatatatatatatatcatatatatatatatatatatatatatattatatatatatatacatatacatatattatatatatatatatatatataaatgtgtgtatgtataactgaatcacaaaaatatgctgagtaaaggacagtaagtcgaaaggcctaggtCCTAGTAGcaccactccattgtttctctttccgtCGTGGCATTTGTTCTTTAGTAAGAACAAATGGCGACTCGTGCACACTATCATAAGTTTGTTAAGTTACGTAAAAGCTTTTCATCTTCTTGTGGACCCTTCCGCGGTAATTGTCTATCAATCTTACCagaagggttaatcccattgaccatcagctcgggatatcagagcgacaagagggaattGGCAACTCCCAAGGAAACCAGATCAGCCATCATATAAATGATGGgtcaacaagaagttccagaagactgctgggccttgacccagtctgACAACGAACACATCTCTTGAATAAGGGTCACAGATAGggagggcctgaaagtactcgagcttttagtaaaataaaatgttaatacttataagtaaacacgttatacacagtaatttcgtgggtttctttttcaatcttaatACGTTATTCAAACATATTATCTTTAAGCCAACTTAAATATGTATAggaatctgaacataaaatatgcattttacattatacacagtttctgaggggaaGTTATTAATTTACCAAAACAAAAGCATAAGATTCCTTCCCAGTTGGTTGATATTTATtacggcacagagagagagagagagagagagagagagagagagagagagagactgataatcTCAGGGTTGCTTAGATTTACGACTGGGACGCAAAATATTTACAGAGCTAATATAAAGACCCTTTTTTGCACGTAACAGCGTTGCTACGGACGGGAGAACTGAGaacgggagagagaggagagagagagagagagagagagaggggggggggggcggagaggGAAGGCCAAGGTGGAAGGATAATTACGCAACGAACGAAATATTATGGAGTGTGGAGAAATATAAAGGgagaattattcaaaataatttaagttcttctttctttctctatatatctataattacaaATTCTCaattgttttttcctttattaaatacataaaaacatgtAAATCTACTTTCAAGAATGACAAACATTAATAATGGGGGAATTATTAAAGATACCTTAATCTTTtctttctctatatatttataattacatattcTCATTTGAGCTTTCTTTTATCTAAATACCCAAAAAATGTGTTTCTCAACTTTCCCGTTTGACATGCGTTGTATATAAAAAGTCCATTTGCCTTGAAAGTGGAACATGCAGTATTCATCAGTTATACTGCAACAATATAAGAAACTggaaaagtttaatttaattttttggcaTACCGGGCCCAccatgcaaagttaaaagttattTGCAAAGGCTGGAGAGAAAACTACACATTCTACAATCCATGAGTGAAGACACAATGTACTACAGTAACAGTGTCAGCTGATAATGCAGGcacatacaaaaaaatttatatttacaaatgtatCTACAAATACGTGCATTGTTCGTGTACAAACAAGTGCGATGCAGTTTCaactagaaataaaaacaaagtgtgatcccacctccagcttacttggggcgcatgctaaaatctacggttaaatagggCTTtgcttcaccaacggaaattcaaataaatacgctaggttttattagaaataattttactgtactgtttaacatgcacataatttattttttactttttaatccttataaataagtcataaatatcctatcataaaattcctgtatctttaacccaacgcacaacacctttttcagaccttctttaggcttttccattggcTTTTCCTACACCtcataagaacaacaacagcaagaacaacatcaacaataacaaGGCTTCCTACCCCTCATAAGAACAATAAcggcaagaacaacaataacaaagtagtttgtaagcttactccccaagtaagcgaaaatacaaaggttaaaaaaaatagtaaaacaaaatatctccACACTTGAGAGCAAAGATGGACACGACAACAATCCATCAGTAATTTCTTATTCAGGCGCCAACTAGAAACCAAACATGCAAAAACTAATCCAAACAGAAGAGGCAACTTGAAAAATAAATCCAAACATCAGCaagttggttttgtttttcaagatgaataaataataaaaaaaataaaacgtcaCAACTAAAGCTCTGGCTATTGTTCACGTTGAATTtctttttaacacacacacacatacacactcaaggTCCTTTCAAATACTGACAAAGACAGCACGAAACGTATGATTTATCGGCGAAAAAGATGGTGGAATTTACCCTTTTCCAGTTACCCTACGTGTCGTCATTGCATAATATTTTGACACCAGGGATAAATCGTAAACTCTTACGCAAGAAAGGGTCTTTGACCTTCCTTGGGGTAAAAGTCAACAAACGAGATTCATACAGAACTGAGAGAAGAACCATATTCCTCGTGTATGTAAACAAGAACTTCAAGCCAAGTTCTTATTTCGCTCTTAAACACCCTCCTTCCTTCTACCGTTTTTATAAGCATGCCGCTGCTAATTCAATTTATTTCTACCACTCCTATTTATGCAATGAGCTTAAAATCAGATCTTGCACATGGTTGCTTTATCTCGCTTCTAGTCATTGCAACATAACCAAACAATAAATGGACAAATGACAGTACTTTATGCTGACCAAACAGAacaaattcttatatttattaacTGCATTACCacaccctctctctgtctctcgtatttaaaaaaattattataaaaatattatatatatttatataattataatatatataaatataatatatatatatatatatataatatataatatacgtattaagctacaaatatcctttaatatctaattcgttctacctgggaattaatatattttcatatatatcaacccatggggaatttttttagttgataaatatataagaacaaagttacagccacgaaggcaAATTGAAACACCGGAGAtgccaagtgctttcgtcttattaccaagacatggtcacagctaCTAAAGATATTATAGAGGTTGGTTATGATTTAGCTGGAAAAGCTAAATGCAAGAGCTACGATCAATCTAGTCATGAAATGTCAAAAACTGGAGGGTCCTCAGACCTGCTCATATAGAACAAGACGACTGTTGGTATTCGctgaggaaaataaataaataaataacagattcCTGTTGTCCTCATACACATTTCTTCGTCCCTCTTAGCGCCTGTCTATTTCCAGGCTACCCACTCGGTAATTGATTCTTTTAtacgctcgctcgctctctctctcaaaaggaagaGCCACTCTAGGCCATTACCAAAGCTATAATCAAGGTCTTATCAGTGCTATATCAAAGAAGCTTTAGTACTACACGAGGTTACTGGGGTCGAACACGTATTAGTCCATacacattttgtttttcaaaatcgcAAGAGAATAGAATTGGTACCCacttatttcagagagagagagagagagagagagagagagagagaggagagtcaaGCTGCAAAAAATAACCAGGAAAACGAAAAggtatatgctttatttcataccCATCTCCAGCGCAATGATAAATCAAACATTCTTTACATGGAACTCGCACTCCTCCTATCCTTTATACAATAGCCATTAACGTAATGGTTTGCATGTGATGGATATGCCATGCCCCATTACGAACTCACGCAACAAGATATTTCGTAACGTCGCCCGATCAACCGAAGTGGGAATTCACATTCCACTTCGGTCTACAGAATAGCCTGGCGGTTGGTAGTGGCGATTTCTTTGGTCTAGCGCTGAATTTTATCAGCAAAACTCAACGCTAAAACCCCTTTGGAATCATTACTAAACATTTCTATAGTTTACCTACGCCATAACCATGGATTTCGTAGAAGAGAATTCAAATGAACGTCGTGAATGTGAAAAG is part of the Macrobrachium nipponense isolate FS-2020 chromosome 15, ASM1510439v2, whole genome shotgun sequence genome and harbors:
- the LOC135226691 gene encoding uncharacterized protein LOC135226691, whose product is MGATVAKIMTRGPLPPKGSSEAKGPCSLEAWAAQVVSTTGDFELDNQIRERKLASALGYSTSKKLWCPSVAEDLENAVFLLGDKCRGGPRLENILHSALWPLRMFLRVIGIIPYVYNEEKIEYTVKWWSPSGIHTLANALYMTTLLITTTVGVIKMATTQELRGQSGSDDDNEDKNHQAIKLTGVILLSECLVNAWAQTLNVIYAGKRMCKLLNRWNGLSVAAELDPVKGLRRRVVWQIFFVAVFASTIFVMTLVGHPKIVPLVLDGVAEGMLVVPKDWLAASPFLLKFIRVMTCLVCLHIFAIFKGSLFSFTTNCHMLKNGFNSWNAQLTKAIEDIWRRRGRPRGRLGVLVQSHYHLVRMVRETEIIFSPMLQCYYASSIVILCTELYLLAYRIGTQEYAADGVITTALMTLQTTVVFVQVSLAAAAVQEAAEDSLDILRRGIPFDASERDKFNKEELTTALTGATINISGGKYFTINRPFIITVLSAVITYFIVMIQFMQPGSKSETQQSLNNTLETNVTSA